In the genome of Harmonia axyridis chromosome 4, icHarAxyr1.1, whole genome shotgun sequence, the window gtgtcacaggagctatacACACAACTGCCATGGTAGCGCTTGAGGTCATATTCGATCTGCCTCCCTTTCaactacatgtgaggaaatgtagcctacAGGAAGCAATAAGAATATTCCGTTATGGGAATCTCCGTCCGGGAAACTGGATTGGACACATGGGGATACTGAATCAGTTAGACTGAAAATTCCTGGCAAAACTTTCCGATGTGATGTCAACTATTTTCGATTTCGAAACACCCTTTGAAATGGTCTTTGAAGTCAGTCTCAGTGCAAAAATTTAGTAAATCGACAAAAGGTAAACGCATTGGGGTAAATGGGCCTAAAACGAGGATCTCTagatccctgggaagtgagctcTCAATCCTGCAAATCGAGACACTAGATGTCTGTACTTGCGCCTGAGAGtatctcaaaagaaacctcaaagggtGCGTATATTCATCACTACGGATAACCAGGCCACGCTGAGGTCCTTGGAATCGTATATCCAGAGGTATCTACTCTCGTGGGAGTGCcctaataccataaagcaactggccagaggcaataaaatAACTCTTTTATGGgtaccggggcattgtggtactgaaggaaatgaaaaagctgatgaacttgcaaaaaggttATCAAGGTTAACACCCGTTCGTCccgagcctttctgtgggctttgaaaagaccaatacaagaCAGCGATCCAACAATAGGAGTGAGACAAAAGATCTCTTTGCTCAGGTAAAGAAATTTGTGgagctttcaccgacctataccagaaagctcctgaagctaccacaagCTGAGCTTTGTTTAATGGTGGGACtactgacaggacactgtcggattagataccttttgtaccgtatgggtaagacAGCACATCAGATCTGCaaactctgtggaaaggagttagaaacagccgaacacatagtgtgcaaatgcccGAAGCTGAcgggcctaagaaccactcagttctggatactcaagaagtaatagccaaggatcctaaggatgtcgttggTTTCATTAACAGCAGCGAAGGCCtccttgggtttgtatgaataggtagaaTAGGTAGTTAATAACATACGAACTGCATCATCCGCATAGCATATAACTTTTATTTTACTGGTTTCCTCTTTCTTGTTGAtcacttgaaattattattggaGTAGAAATTGGTCTACATCAGTTTCCTATTTGAAAATGATTTAACCTTTTTCTTGTAATAGGTTTCTTGGTTCACTCATATAAATCCATCTTCTTGTCTTTCTATTTACAAACGCTTTACacgtttttttgaaaaaagttgttttttTGACTCACTAATGACGAAGCCAAtctcaaattcgattttgtcAGTCTGGTTGGATGGTCGAAAATACAATAACTTTCAAAAGAAATGTTCATCGCGTCTCCAGGACCAGAGAAATCaaattggcacatgaatgacGAGTGCTCCTAATATTCTGATATCTCATATATTATCAGCATTCTTcataaaatatgtaaaatagaTTAGGGAAAAATTTAAAGAGAAACATCGAATTCGAACAAGCAATAATGACAAGATGTCTAACACGAGAGATTAAGGCTCGAGAAATAAGTTTCAAGAAGAGAGCTTTCCTACCTTTCATACTTTTGGTGACTGACAAAATCGAAAAACTGGTTGAAAGTTTAGCAGTTTCTACGtgatttacaatttttcatgattcCTCACAGATATTTTGGTGGTGTTCCACTATGGTTGTAAGAGGTAGAAAAAGTCTGTATACAAGTATAGTATAAAGAATCTTTTCTTTATATAATGCTAAAAAAAGACTAACATTTCACTTTATGGAAATCATACACTAGGTATATTTTTCCTCAGAAATCGTCAACCAAAAAGTTGAAGGGGAGTTTGTTTAGAATGAATCAAGATATCAAGAGTGAATTTTTGAATGGTAGTAGGATATGAATAAGGAAAAACATTTTGTAGGTAAGAAGATTATGGGGTGACTTTTTTTACCAGTTTTTCTTCCTCTCAAAGTGCCTATCCTCTGTGAAACTTGGGTATCACATTGGACCACATCACTTTGTTCGTTACCGCTCTTACCTGTGAAATTGATTAGTATCCTCTGAGATGCATGTATCCACCTTATTCCATCTTTTGTTTTtaggagaacaataaaaatctGTTTTGGCGTCCTCTTAAGTGCTTTATTTAAATCTGAAAAGATCTGgtcgaataaattttttatgacttattttttgacaaatgaTCATCTAATTTTTTTCGCACTTATCAATTTATACAATGtataaacatccattgaaaGAAAGGAATCTGAATGatgggaaaaaatcaaaaataacaaTCCATAgaattatcatttatttatacTACTGtggtaaaaaataataaaatcgaaatacaTTATTATACATTTTGATATATCCAATAAACCTAACATGCATTTGATAATCAATTAAATATACACATCCATAAAACAGATcgcataataaatataaatatacagcCGTAAATCCACAGAGAGCCATCTAATGTGAACAACTTAAGTGATCCCCGTCCAGCTACCACTACAAAGAGGCAACAAATATGCCATCATTAAAGTACAAATGATGAAACGATCGGAATAATGCATGTTCCAATTCAGAATTTAATAAAATACATACTTTACAATTTTACATTTTCAAaggattgaagaaaaataaaacggCTCATTATACAGATTTTCTTTACACATGTATTTTACAGTATACAAAGGTGATATAACCAAAAGGAATTTACACTTTACAACAGTTTTAGTATCTTTACATCAGTCTGAGGCCACTTTGCCGTCTTGATCCGATCGGCCAATTTTAGGTTAGCAACCTTATTCCCCGTCACCGCTTTTAAAAAGGTTCCatatattgatttttcattattcactCTCATATTTGTATATCTCTTACTCttcaaacaatttaaaaataatttacatAAAATTTCTTCCATAATGAAAGAGAAATATACTGAAACAaccaaaaatttcattaaagtatcacatttttcattttaaactaTTGATGTTTCGaacaattcaatttaaattcaagcattttttaatttacaagcttctttctttaaaattatatcTTTTTTACATGTTACCTATaaggattttattttattacgaaaaatttgaatataatcTTGGATAATCTTAAATCGATAGAATAATGGCACCATcatattttgttcaaatttatgTACAACTATATTTGCAATAATACCTACAACTGCTTTAATCCAACCAATGTTGATGTCGGGAAAAACCAATGTTATGGAACCTTATAAATGTTCTTATAAGAGAAATGTATAACAATTTTTCTAAGTACAAAAGAATTATTTTACATTATTACACTATTAAACACTGTTTCAAATTTGTTTGGAAATGAATTCAACACATATATACACATATCACCGAAGCGGTTCAGGAGAAATGGCAGTTATCTCTAATAAGTGCAAAATTGTTTCAAGTTATCTCGCCAATAGCTGTTTTGGAAAATTTATAAACGAAACTATATTACATATAATACAAAACCTGCTAGTTCTATTTACACTTACCAAAGATGACTGGATAGGTGTCCTAATTTAATCAATCCACCCAACAAATTTTAAGTTGTAAATGGCAAATCATAAGGAATATTACAGAAAACCAACAATGGAAACACCAATGGGTCAATAAAAGTCATGagaattctttgaaatattatcGAAGAGGTGGTTCAAGTTCGGAAAACAACTTTAGCGCAATTCTTTCCTCTTTATTTCAGTCcataaatgttattattgattattactaatttgaatttgataaattccgaaataattgttcttcaCAAGTGTGCCAGAATATTATTGAAAGCTGTTCAGAACTTGATTTCCATCTCTAAAATTGGAGATTACACATTTTGAAATGGAATTAAAacattttgaatttaaaaaaaatcacatgaTTAAGGTTTGGACCTTCCTCACGCCATTCAAAgaattttcaaatgataaaAAGATTCTAAAGTATGTATGAAACGTGTTTGGAACTaactttcaactcacctatttttTCAAGTGACCGACTCAGCCATATTGGAGAAAGCGATTGGGTGAACTGTTACACTAATTGTTGTGTATCGAATTAGAGATATTACAGATGTTCGTATGTCAGGGAATAAATTTGAAACACATATAACATGATTAGTGAAATTATAAACACATCACATACAGTTATAAATGCTTTGAATAAACTAATTCCTCAATTTTATGGTTAATTATTACGATTGGAATTTATGAGAGAACTGTACAATTATTACAATACATTACATTTTACAATTTTAATACTAGACCCAATAAAAAAGGTGCTCTTTCAAATTCtacatatatttataaattCACTAAGAATAATCGTTCCAATATTTTCAACTAACGTTCCGctaatattgagaaaaatttgATCAAATCAGTATATGCCTTAAAGCATCAGGAAAAATGTGTCGTCTTGAAAGAATTGAATGTGTGTTTTTACTGCTTCCGATCATAAGGTCTCTGGACCACTGTGCAAGTTAAATttggacactctgtatataatgtTACCGATCTGTTTCTTTTTTACATGAATAAAGCCTCccatatgaagaaataaaaattcgaaTCCTTCAACCTCAAAACTACCCAGAAATACAAGAAAATTGTCATACTAACCGTGAAATAAAACTAACTATTAAAAGtgatttcaaattgattttatatttagggcatatattgatattttgattaaagttgaatttgaaatttctacGCCTCAGTTTACCACACGTCCATAAAATAAACATCAACAATTCAAGAACAAAAATTTACTttccgagaaaaaaaaaaaggaaattgttgtaaactgagaataaataactgTGTCTAAATATTTGGAGAAATATCTAAACTACTTATTTAAATGCAACTTTCAAGTTTTAAATGCAAGAAAAATTAGaagcaaaatttcaaatacatattggaaaaaatcttcaacTTTATCTCTGGGTAAagttattcatgaaatttcttgCGTAAACAGAGAAGAGTAAAATCATTAGGaattgaatcaaattttttAGAAGATCAGTGTTTATCGAATCCTTTTTTTAATCGCTgtagaaaattttgattttgaaaatttgttgtttccTGAGTACTATCACAATATTGTGAAAGAGAAACAGAATCATCAGTGAAGATGACAAGTGTCAAATTCTTCATAGTTAAATAATTCCtttaaattatttatatgtacAATTGCTGAATCGAAATTTAGAAATAAAGCGGCaccgattaaaaaaaaaggtaggACCAATTGGAAATGAATCCAATGAGATTCAtaacttaaaattttttacaacCTTGATGATGAATAAAGAGTGTGCACAATTCTCAAATTTTGCTAGATATATCATCATTCCCAGAAATAAACTTCTCATCAtccattttcagaaaaaaaaaggagattAATCGATCAACTGAaaacaataattcaatattcaaatctgTGGGAATGGATATAAGAACAAATCAAAGTCAAGAAATGTGCTTTCTTCATCACAAAATCATATAAATTACAACTATAATACAAAAACTATTCACTAATGTGTACAGGATATTTCATCGAATAAACTAAACTTAACGGTATTCTTCATACAGTAAAATCATTATGAaattatttaaatatgaaaatgaaagaaataaaatgaaaaaaatactgaaaaatcTGTGTAAAAAAGCGTAATTACATGACACATGATTTTGGGAAAttggaaataatcaaaaatatcaaGTGAAGAAAGTGAAACAATGAAATTTAGAGAACACCATTGGTTGGGGGACCAATGGGGCCAAGTTCTCCTCCGATAGAGCCCATCGACCCTGGGgctttcatgaaatatttttcaagtttgGCAATAATGTGTTTGCCATAAGTATACTTCTTCAAAGAATTCAAATGAGGTCGTATTTTGTGCATCAATACTTTCCTTTGGGTGGGTTCACTAACGTCGATCATCTTTTGCACTACATAATTAGCATACTGATCTTTCATCATGACATGGAGAGcgctaaaaaaaatattcaacgtcAAATTGTATCAAAACAACCGTTTGTAAAATCTATCTTCATCATTCACTGTTCAAAATgggcaaattttttttatgattatccATGGTTAAATGTTGAGTGATCGTCATTATTATTGACAAGACaacaaattgaatttgtatTAATATTTTACTATTTGTTTTGACCTACATCGAATATTTTACATTGTACTTACTTGTCATTAAATCCACAAACTTCTTCGATGAGAAGAGCTCGTTCCGCTCTTGTAGCGTGGGTGACACATTTTTCAACAACATTACTTGCAAATTTATGTTGACTCAGCATAAGAACTTTTCCTCTAACACTGGTTATCAATTGTGACTTATCTTCTGGCTTGCCATGTTCTGAAATCAAGCACATAAATTACTAAATgaattttccaatgaaatattAGGACATACCCAATACGTGCTGAATCACATAGTTGCCAAATTGATCCTGTATTAGCTGTTCAGTATGCTGGTGTAGCTCGGCCAAAATTGGGGCCGTTTGTTCTTGTGTGCAGTGTTCTAATATACGTTGAATTACACGGCATCCGTAAGGGTGTGTGGAAAGTGTGTACACTTGTCCAGAAAATGATTGTATGATGAACTGGAATAAAACACCAATCATTGTAAAATTCGATAATATTGAAACTTATAATTATTCTGAAGTCAATCTATCACTTTATTATATGGGTAGCTTTCAAGGACCTTAAAAACAATTGTATTATTTCAGTTCAGCTGTCTGTTGAATgttgaaaaaaggaaaaataaatcaaaaactgAATGATCTTCTGAACTGATCGTGTTTCTTCAGCTGAGACATCTTAGATTATTGCGTAGTCGATTTTCGGCTTTACATTTGGTATTAAAGTTAAGTCAAGATTGTAGTAGaactagaattttatattttaagcTACTGCAAATCAATCATCTAACTGGTAACATATACACTGGCcaaaaagaaagaaaacaaaaaaaaacataatttttttccaaaaaattttgtctAATTTTGTGGTAAATCTGTTCATTTTACCATACCTTGCACAATGAAATTGTTAAGGAATATCTCGAtgtcacacagatttcatggttatatttcattattttatgttggtacttaGAACTCTTCTGTTACGGATTTATCGTTTATCTGTTAAATTTATGATAcaaaaaacagttctgccaacaatatttcaatgaaaaaatcactaacgatatttatggcaatattctattgaattcaataaaaaaccggtgaattagaaaaaaaatatataaaactcgtacagaagtctcattctaacactcattCATAAAAAACTCGCTCGTTTTTGACTTTTGAACTTGTGGAAAAAAATCAACACcgtctgcacttgtattataaatgaATAAGAAACTCTACTTTTGTCACATTCTGTAAGATTATAGCATCTGAAGGTTTTTGCATTATACGGTCAACAAAAACTAATacctttgaatatttcaaaatgatcaAGAAATTTTGGCCAAAGTGGGCATAAAAAACAAATCATGCAAATTCTGAATAGAGATCATTTTTCCTTTCAACAGGAAGCCAGCGAATAATTGTTTACCCTTTGTACCAATCAAAATAAGATCAACGATTGAACGACACTTCTGAAGaataaatatctcaatttctaaaatcataaaaaataacttACTTGAAGAGCATTAGGATCAACACATTCAATGCATTTCTGAACCACATGATTTCCATTCTGGTCCTTTACACATTTTAGCACGTGCCCATCTAACTCTCTTACAATTTCTTGTTGTTGTTCTGGTGGAATAGATTCCAAAGCTTTTTGTATTACTCTGCATCCATACATTTGTAAAGCTAGAGGCAATACGTGTCCTCTGACTTTTTGGGCCAACGTGGTCTTTTGTTCTTGAGTTCCAAACTCGAAAAACTTTTGAATTACATAGTTTCCAAACACGTCAGTCATTAGGTTGTAAGCTGCGGATagtatttcattgaaaaccatCTGTTTCTCGGCAGCAGTTGCTCGTTCTAACTTCTGTTGAATGAATCGGGAACCATGTTGGTCCTGAGAGAATTCCACAATATGGTTTGCCAAGTCTCTGtaaataacagattatttgttATACCAGCAAATAATTTATGAGAAAAAGTGAAAATATGGTGAAGCACTCAACTGTCAACACataattttcatgaagaaaCAAACCAAATCAAAACCAATTGTAGTTACACAGGCTGCACACTACAGACCAAACTATTGACCGATAGTTTTATTAGGCTTCTAAATACCTCCAATATATCAAAGTGTCCAAACTGGTGTATTCAAAATCTGCCGAATGTCAATAGTATTTAAAACACCAATCACACTATCGGACGTTTGAAAGGATGTAGTGAGCCCCTATTACTATGAAGAATCAGTATATTGAAATTATAGTAATTTTTTGGCATgccaataacttatttcatatAATAGTCACAGTCATATAAAGCAAAAACTAAACTATTTCTAAGATAATAGTGAATTATTTTGATTTCGTCTTAAATTAGTTTGATAGAGGTTTAGCTACCCCTGTATGTAACAAAAATCAAGTAACTGAGGACGACATCTGAACAGTTATGTTCTCGAACAATCAACCTACAACGCGAAGGAAGCAGAAggattcaagagaaaatgaagtACAAACTTTGATGAGATTTTGTCCGTTCCCCTAATTTTATCGGTCAGTATATTTCTTCTGTACAACTTGAAATATTATTGATTATaacaaaacgcaaaaaaaaaatcccaaaaCCACAGAATTTAAGAAATTTGATGGGAATTATTAAAGGATCTTTTCATTaagtaattttttaaaatatttaatacAAACCTCAGTTGTAAATTTGGATATCTGTTATTTCTAAAATCTTCAAGAAGCCTCGATCTTCCTTGAGGTCCCTTGTCCAATGTACTTGGGACTGCAGCCAACGAATTGTTAATTTTCGTAAACAGGGAGCTTGTAGACCCAAACATTGTATTTGCTGTTAAACCAGCAGCAACAGAATTGCGATATTTAGCTTCAGCTCCAGGAGCAGCAGACATAACCCTTGATGCTACTAAACCACCTAACTGTAGAGAAGGGGCCGGTGGGGGGGTCAAGCTTCCGGTTAGAGGACTTGGACTGCTGCCGATGTTGTAGGACGTGGGCCATTTTTGTCTATAATCCAAAGATGGCGAAAAAGCAGATGTGTTGCGATCGAAGGAGTCTCTTCTACCAGAGGATGTTGTGTTCAAACCCAAACCTAAAATCCGAAGTTCCATGAGCatattttatgaaatgaatTGAGTTATAAAATAGGTTATTCTAATGCTAATACTTATTTACATCAATAATTTAATCGAACTAAAACTTCCAGCCTGCAAGAATTGTTTATACAAAGCATTACAATGATATCAACAGTTGATTGTAGTGACAaagattttaaaatttcattcacaAAAAGCCATGAAAAGTCATTCATTAATCCATTAATTAGaatccattattgttatttgaTCAATGTTCAGAATAttacataatattattattcagcACAAATTTATTATAGCAGCAACTAACCTTTATAAAGATTGTAcatttttataatattatatagTGCATAAATATATCTCAAAATGGATGATCATGCAATTGTAGTATCAAAAGCCATCCTACCTGAGTGCAAAGATGAGGTTGTAGCTGTTGATCCCAAATTTCCCAGCGAAGAACTGCCAAAAGCAGCAGAAGGAGGTGCTGCATGAAGGGCAGGGAAAAGCCCGGAACCAACACCCTGTGCCACACCTGCCCATCAACCAACACAGTTAGTGAAATACACACAGTGATTTTTGTTATGTCAgatattaatttgaattgaatatttacaaggataaaaattattttactaCAATCATGCACATATTAATAGAAATGACTTATGTATACAAATAAATGATAACATTTTACcccaattcaaatttttcataagaCATAAAACACCACATACATGACGGATTACAAGATTTGCAGATCATTTAGAatttagatattcataaaatattgtacgcaaatATTGACTCAATTGTTTTTACAAATTTCTAAAAAAGTATCTTTGTCACTAGTAATGTTCTTTATAAACATAAAACAAAGCTGAAGTTATTAGTTATTGAATAGATAAATAATCTACTAACTTGAACTATGTTACAACTTTAAATGATCTTAGTGTAAGTTACAACAATTTTACATGTATAAAACAAACTATctgtaaacaatgaataaatctGAGGTATACAGATTTCTCTCTATgttaataaaacaaattttgattttctatCCTAATGACAGGAGTACGATTTTGTAGAATACAGTTCTTGACGTCAGGTACTTACGTGTGTATTGATAATACAATTCAAGCAATTCTGATAATTCTTTACCTAGAAAAATTCAACCCTTCTTAATAAATGTTCATTAATAAAAAAGCACATTAATGCTtttcattaaattaaaattcaaagatGATTCATCATTTAAATGTATACACATTGAATAtgttatgaaaatgaaataaatcgtAATGATAATGTATATATTATAGAgaaacaatttttgaatatgtaCAATATCATACATCAGACTAAATAAAAGTATAGTAAGAAATCGGTTGAACGACCTTGGGAGGAACTACACACGTAAGGTAGCAAAAATTTTTTAGAAGTTTCGAAATCAATTCAATTGCTTCACGTAAAAGTTATATACAAAACAAATGAGAAGACATTAAATACACTAATAATTCTATACATACTAAGATTCTACAACAAAGATCAAAACAATGCTTTGTAGTAAGAGCTTATTACATGATTGATTGTAATAATAGATCAATTCTAATCATGTTCGTTGCTTTATTCCAAATAATTCTCAAATAGTAGTTGATCCAGGTAactaatatgaaattttgatgaGGTCCTACCAATTGAAGTTTGTTTACTGTCATCGTATAACCGGTTTCGACTATtctgatattttcaatgaatgaaaaaaatttaggcTTACCTCCTAGAGAACCGCCATTAACCGAAGTATTAACATTGGCATTGTAAAGGCTCTGAGGTGTATTGGAATAGAGCGAAGCTCCTGCTGGAGTTTGCCTATTTGCCTGTGGTTGAACAAGCACCGGAGCAGGACTCACTAAACGCATAGGAGTGCCATTACGCATAGCTGCACCTTGTGCCATGATGATAGGTGTGTTCTGATCATAATAAGGGAGTATGTAACCTCCAGGTACTTGAGGCtgtaaaaattatattatttacaaAACAGGAGTTATTTATACAATTAATTTCTTGAATGGCTTCAGGAAATTGTAATGTACATAAAAGATGATACAAAAAACAGGGTCGTTTTATTTACATGACGATTATTTGAAGAATTGTGTTATGAATTTTTACTGCTGCGAAGACAAAACtacttcaaataaaaataattttttttttaatacttcgACAATTAATTTCAGTTCCTTTATTTGCCAACTATCTAAAATCATCAATCTTTGGTGACCCACATCCTTTAAACAAAGATTAACATTGCTCAACTTTTTTTGTCTATTAGTGTCCAAATGTACAATAGTTTAATGTTGTTTTGCATTTTGATAAAGCAAAAATTCTGTACAATAGGGTTGGTGAGCTGTacatataaattaataaaattgacactCAAAGCATATATCCATCAGATGCACAAATAAAAAGACGTCGTTTTATAAAAATGTCCACGGAATCgttattcaattcaatgaaaatagaaACAAGAGTTTGCTAGGGTGAGACACTATTTAGAGTAAATATAAAAGGTATATCATAAATATAGGTCTTCCTGGGACCAGTGTTCCCGATATATCGGATCGCTGGATTCTTCCAGATATACATATAGATCTCACAATTGACATCTCAGTTCTtccaaatacagggtgatttacaaCTCGAGGCAAAAAATCAAGTGGCGCATACAGACTGAAATTCTCGAAGTAAcgtaaaagaaatattttgcCGATAAGGCTTCATTTTCAAGTTACTAAACTA includes:
- the LOC123677480 gene encoding maternal protein pumilio-like isoform X3; the encoded protein is MKWLGSGEGDEVLKLEMERGPQRTQDDASVGYVFQRPHDPEFPTFAPKQLRWANMAGDDSIIDNSDKWKYPVNSKVTTPTNLTPYMGSSGMSSGLYDFEQNKNIPQEHLVYMSNISNVNQIQSGMSIHPPQYLTQTLAQQLPFRQLPQQIAPAAKKLWGIEGKDAKSLALNHLNHHDGGVWRDPTWAAPVEHPMSASLINRRGGFPGGDTGSILSPRGSDNGAGLGVKMVEYVLGTSPTNKDMSGLEPRMRALHLDEKDKDKPQSPKEVEVNGQVLQNGQLSEDDKGFKSTYYSRTPGSRQPSPAEEELSKNSSILDPSIVVMKPQEQLPQHMAHHLPPHMTPHLGVTLAESVNQQFEHFTEQPPPNSYDQQPHQGYPPPPQSHQVDNAVLQQQQQQHNFDVQQLFRSQQTQAPTPSAAQLQLLQQQQQQYLAQQQQAAFPQPPYVLNPQQDQPYLITTGVPQYYGVGPWVYPAPANLIQQGASNGPRRPITPNGTAEAQQQVQPQVPGGYILPYYDQNTPIIMAQGAAMRNGTPMRLVSPAPVLVQPQANRQTPAGASLYSNTPQSLYNANVNTSVNGGSLGGVAQGVGSGLFPALHAAPPSAAFGSSSLGNLGSTATTSSLHSGLGLNTTSSGRRDSFDRNTSAFSPSLDYRQKWPTSYNIGSSPSPLTGSLTPPPAPSLQLGGLVASRVMSAAPGAEAKYRNSVAAGLTANTMFGSTSSLFTKINNSLAAVPSTLDKGPQGRSRLLEDFRNNRYPNLQLRDLANHIVEFSQDQHGSRFIQQKLERATAAEKQMVFNEILSAAYNLMTDVFGNYVIQKFFEFGTQEQKTTLAQKVRGHVLPLALQMYGCRVIQKALESIPPEQQQEIVRELDGHVLKCVKDQNGNHVVQKCIECVDPNALQFIIQSFSGQVYTLSTHPYGCRVIQRILEHCTQEQTAPILAELHQHTEQLIQDQFGNYVIQHVLEHGKPEDKSQLITSVRGKVLMLSQHKFASNVVEKCVTHATRAERALLIEEVCGFNDNALHVMMKDQYANYVVQKMIDVSEPTQRKVLMHKIRPHLNSLKKYTYGKHIIAKLEKYFMKAPGSMGSIGGELGPIGPPTNGVL
- the LOC123677480 gene encoding pumilio homolog 2-like isoform X1; the protein is MKWLGSGEGDEVLKLEMERGPQRTQDDASVGYVFQRPHDPEFPTFAPKQLRWANMAGDDSIIDNSDKWKYPVNSKVTTPTNLTPYMGSSGMSSGLYDFEQNKNIPQEHLVYMSNISNVNQIQSGMSIHPPQYLTQTLAQQLPFRQLPQQIAPAAKKLWGIEGKDAKSLALNHLNHHDGGVWRDPTWAAPVEHPMSASLINRRGGFPGGDTGSILSPRGSDNGAGLGVKMVEYVLGTSPTNKDMSGLEPRMRALHLDEKDKDKPQSPKEVEVNGQVLQNGQLSEDDKGFKSTYYSRTPGSRQPSPAEEELSKNSSILDPSIVVMKPQEQLPQHMAHHLPPHMTPHLGVTLAESVNQQFEHFTEQPPPNSYDQQPHQGYPPPPQSHQVDNAVLQQQQQQHNFDVQQLFRSQQTQAPTPSAAQLQLLQQQQQQYLAQQQQAAFPQPPYVLNPQQDQPYLITTGVPQYYGVGPWVYPAPANLIQQGASNGPRRPITPNGTAEAQQQVQPQVPGGYILPYYDQNTPIIMAQGAAMRNGTPMRLVSPAPVLVQPQANRQTPAGASLYSNTPQSLYNANVNTSVNGGSLGGKELSELLELYYQYTRVAQGVGSGLFPALHAAPPSAAFGSSSLGNLGSTATTSSLHSGLGLNTTSSGRRDSFDRNTSAFSPSLDYRQKWPTSYNIGSSPSPLTGSLTPPPAPSLQLGGLVASRVMSAAPGAEAKYRNSVAAGLTANTMFGSTSSLFTKINNSLAAVPSTLDKGPQGRSRLLEDFRNNRYPNLQLRDLANHIVEFSQDQHGSRFIQQKLERATAAEKQMVFNEILSAAYNLMTDVFGNYVIQKFFEFGTQEQKTTLAQKVRGHVLPLALQMYGCRVIQKALESIPPEQQQEIVRELDGHVLKCVKDQNGNHVVQKCIECVDPNALQFIIQSFSGQVYTLSTHPYGCRVIQRILEHCTQEQTAPILAELHQHTEQLIQDQFGNYVIQHVLEHGKPEDKSQLITSVRGKVLMLSQHKFASNVVEKCVTHATRAERALLIEEVCGFNDNALHVMMKDQYANYVVQKMIDVSEPTQRKVLMHKIRPHLNSLKKYTYGKHIIAKLEKYFMKAPGSMGSIGGELGPIGPPTNGVL
- the LOC123677480 gene encoding maternal protein pumilio-like isoform X5, producing MKWLGSGEGDEVLKLEMERGPQRTQDDASVGYVFQRPHDPEFPTFAPKQLRWANMAGDDSIIDNSDKWKYPVNSKVTTPTNLTPYMGSSGMSSGLYDFEQNKNIPQEHLVYMSNISNVNQIQSGMSIHPPQYLTQTLAQQLPFRQLPQQIAPAAKKLWGIEGKDAKSLALNHLNHHDGGVWRDPTWAAPVEHPMSASLINRRGGFPGGDTGSILSPRGSDNGAGLGVKMVEYVLGTSPTNKDMSGLEPRMRALHLDEKDKDKPQSPKEVEVNGQVLQNGQLSEDDKGFKSTYYSRTPGSRQPSPAEEELSKNSSILDPSIVVMKPQEQLPQHMAHHLPPHMTPHLGVTLAESVNQQFEHFTEQPPPNSYDQQPHQGYPPPPQSHQVDNAVLQQQQQQHNFDVQQLFRSQQTQAPTPSAAQLQLLQQQQQQYLAQQQQAAFPQPPYVLNPQQDQPYLITTGVPQYYGVGPWVYPAPANLIQQGASNGPRRPITPNGTAEAQQQVQPQVPGGYILPYYDQNTPIIMAQGAAMRNGTPMRLVSPAPVLVQPQANRQTPAGASLYSNTPQSLYNANVNTSVNGGSLGGKELSELLELYYQYTRLGLNTTSSGRRDSFDRNTSAFSPSLDYRQKWPTSYNIGSSPSPLTGSLTPPPAPSLQLGGLVASRVMSAAPGAEAKYRNSVAAGLTANTMFGSTSSLFTKINNSLAAVPSTLDKGPQGRSRLLEDFRNNRYPNLQLRDLANHIVEFSQDQHGSRFIQQKLERATAAEKQMVFNEILSAAYNLMTDVFGNYVIQKFFEFGTQEQKTTLAQKVRGHVLPLALQMYGCRVIQKALESIPPEQQQEIVRELDGHVLKCVKDQNGNHVVQKCIECVDPNALQFIIQSFSGQVYTLSTHPYGCRVIQRILEHCTQEQTAPILAELHQHTEQLIQDQFGNYVIQHVLEHGKPEDKSQLITSVRGKVLMLSQHKFASNVVEKCVTHATRAERALLIEEVCGFNDNALHVMMKDQYANYVVQKMIDVSEPTQRKVLMHKIRPHLNSLKKYTYGKHIIAKLEKYFMKAPGSMGSIGGELGPIGPPTNGVL